A genome region from Bacteroides stercoris ATCC 43183 includes the following:
- a CDS encoding ABC transporter permease translates to MKQFIAFVRKEFFHIFRDRRTMLILLGMPVVQIILFGFAITTEVRNVRVAVLDPSNDAVTRRIIDRVDASEYFTVIRRLHSPEEAERFFRSGDIDMAIVFSERFSDNLYTGEAGVQIISDATDPNMATMQAGYATNIISMVRQDMLPPGVRVSAIVPQVKLLYNPQMKSAYNFVPGVMGLILMLICAMMTSISIVREKETGTMEVLLVSPVKPLFIILAKAVPYFVLSFVNLITILLLSVYVLHVPVAGSLFWLIAVSLLFIFVSLALGLLISTVTRTQVAAMLVSGLMLMMPTMLLSGMIFPIESMPAILQGISTVIPARWYIQAVRKLMIEGVDISLVLTEIGILTVMAVLLIAVSFKKFKNRLE, encoded by the coding sequence ATGAAACAATTCATAGCTTTTGTCCGAAAAGAATTCTTTCACATCTTCCGCGACCGGCGCACGATGCTGATTCTGCTGGGTATGCCCGTTGTGCAGATAATCCTTTTCGGCTTTGCCATCACTACGGAAGTAAGGAATGTGCGTGTGGCCGTTCTCGACCCTTCCAATGATGCCGTAACCCGACGCATAATCGATCGTGTGGATGCCAGTGAGTACTTTACCGTTATCCGCCGTCTGCATTCTCCCGAAGAAGCAGAACGCTTTTTCAGGAGCGGTGACATTGATATGGCAATAGTCTTTAGCGAACGTTTCTCGGACAATCTCTATACCGGTGAGGCCGGAGTACAGATTATTTCCGATGCCACCGACCCTAATATGGCTACCATGCAGGCGGGATATGCCACAAATATCATCTCCATGGTCAGACAGGATATGCTTCCGCCCGGAGTACGCGTATCCGCCATTGTGCCCCAAGTCAAGCTGCTTTATAATCCGCAGATGAAGAGTGCCTATAATTTTGTTCCCGGTGTTATGGGGCTTATCCTGATGCTGATTTGCGCAATGATGACTTCCATCTCCATCGTGCGCGAGAAGGAGACGGGAACTATGGAAGTGTTGTTGGTTTCTCCCGTAAAGCCGCTGTTTATCATTCTTGCCAAAGCAGTGCCGTACTTTGTGTTGTCATTTGTCAATCTGATTACGATTCTGCTGCTTTCGGTCTATGTCCTTCATGTTCCGGTTGCAGGCAGCCTGTTTTGGCTGATTGCCGTATCACTGCTTTTCATTTTCGTATCATTGGCTTTGGGACTGCTTATCTCCACTGTTACCCGTACACAGGTGGCAGCTATGCTGGTATCCGGCTTGATGCTGATGATGCCCACTATGTTGCTTTCGGGAATGATATTTCCTATTGAGAGCATGCCTGCCATTTTGCAAGGTATTTCTACGGTGATTCCCGCACGTTGGTATATTCAAGCGGTACGCAAATTGATGATAGAGGGTGTGGATATATCACTGGTGCTGACCGAAATCGGTATACTGACTGTTATGGCGGTACTCCTGATAGCCGTTAGCTTCAAGAAATTCAAAAACCGGTTGGAGTGA
- a CDS encoding acyltransferase family protein has translation MNTQNSYLASKPHYEILDGLRGVAAVMVVAFHLLEAHSGGNHLEQIINHGYLAVDFFFMLSGFVIGYAYDDRWSRMSIGTFFKRRIIRLHPMVIVGSIVGAVFFYFQESPCFPAIQDTSAGTMLLVMLLGCTLLPLPLKWDIRGWTEMHPLNGPAWSLYYEYIGNILYALFIRKFSKTALSVLVVVAGCFTVHLCLTAPAGDIVGGWALNWEQQYVGLVRLMYPFFGGLLLSRLGWIVRIEKRAFWWCSLMIVAVLAFPRLGGENHYWMNGLYEACCILFVFPVIVSMGAGGKVTGKRSTAVCKFLGNISYPVYITHYPLVYTYTAWVCNNNATLAESIPYMILTFAGAFVLAYACLKLYDEPIRKWLTDRFLKGKKTVKS, from the coding sequence ATGAACACGCAAAACTCTTATCTTGCTTCAAAGCCGCATTACGAGATACTCGATGGGCTTCGTGGCGTAGCTGCCGTAATGGTAGTCGCTTTTCATCTGCTGGAAGCGCATTCCGGCGGCAATCACTTGGAACAAATTATCAATCACGGTTACCTGGCGGTAGATTTTTTCTTTATGCTTTCCGGTTTTGTTATCGGTTATGCCTATGACGACCGCTGGAGCAGGATGAGCATCGGTACTTTCTTCAAGCGGCGTATTATCCGTTTGCATCCTATGGTGATAGTGGGAAGCATAGTGGGTGCGGTGTTCTTTTATTTTCAGGAGTCGCCCTGCTTTCCGGCTATTCAGGATACATCGGCAGGGACTATGCTGCTGGTAATGCTGCTGGGGTGTACGCTGCTTCCGCTTCCTTTGAAATGGGACATTCGCGGCTGGACCGAGATGCATCCGCTCAACGGACCGGCCTGGTCGCTTTACTACGAATACATAGGCAATATTCTTTATGCATTGTTCATCCGCAAGTTCAGCAAGACAGCTTTATCCGTTCTCGTTGTTGTGGCGGGATGTTTTACGGTGCACCTTTGTCTTACCGCACCTGCAGGTGATATTGTCGGCGGCTGGGCGTTGAATTGGGAGCAGCAGTACGTAGGGCTTGTCCGGTTGATGTATCCTTTCTTTGGCGGATTACTGCTGTCTCGTCTGGGGTGGATTGTTCGTATTGAGAAGCGTGCGTTCTGGTGGTGCAGTCTGATGATTGTGGCAGTTTTGGCATTTCCCCGTCTGGGCGGTGAAAATCATTATTGGATGAACGGACTCTATGAGGCCTGCTGCATTCTTTTTGTCTTTCCTGTGATTGTGTCCATGGGGGCGGGAGGTAAGGTGACGGGCAAACGTTCTACCGCTGTGTGCAAGTTTCTGGGAAATATTTCGTATCCGGTATACATAACGCATTATCCGTTGGTGTATACCTACACGGCGTGGGTGTGCAATAATAATGCTACTTTAGCGGAAAGCATTCCTTATATGATACTGACCTTTGCCGGTGCTTTCGTGCTTGCCTATGCCTGTCTGAAACTCTATGACGAACCTATACGCAAATGGCTGACAGACCGATTCCTGAAAGGAAAGAAAACTGTTAAAAGTTAG
- a CDS encoding PH domain-containing protein: MTNKQMNPESIDRIEHSTYTPLEKKYLKVQFVKVALVYLSLMAVSLFLLCAEGFAYRYAATIIVECGLLVASVVNLLILPKAYNYKGFVIREHDITFRSGIIFPSVITVPFCKIQQVSVCQNPVTRLFGLYSVDLVNGAQLLATIRIPGLTEERADKVKALVIESIKNENK; this comes from the coding sequence ATGACAAATAAACAAATGAACCCGGAGAGCATTGACAGAATAGAACATAGTACTTATACGCCTCTGGAAAAGAAATATCTGAAAGTGCAGTTTGTCAAAGTGGCATTGGTTTATCTCAGCCTTATGGCTGTTTCGCTTTTTCTTCTTTGTGCAGAGGGGTTTGCCTACCGGTATGCCGCTACTATCATTGTTGAATGCGGTTTGCTTGTAGCATCCGTTGTTAATTTGCTGATTCTTCCCAAGGCATACAACTATAAAGGATTCGTTATTCGTGAGCACGATATAACCTTTCGCTCCGGGATTATCTTTCCTTCGGTTATTACCGTTCCTTTCTGTAAAATTCAGCAGGTGAGTGTTTGTCAGAATCCTGTTACACGTCTGTTTGGACTGTATTCCGTTGACTTGGTAAACGGAGCCCAATTGTTGGCTACAATCAGAATTCCCGGACTGACGGAAGAGAGAGCAGATAAAGTGAAGGCGCTTGTCATAGAAAGTATAAAAAATGAAAACAAATGA
- a CDS encoding Hsp20/alpha crystallin family protein, which produces MMPVRRTQNWLPSIFNDFFDNDWMVKANATAPAINVFETEKEYKVELAAPGMTKEDFNVHIDEENNLVISMEKKTENKEEKKEGRYLRREFSYSKFQQTMILPDDVDKEKISAQVENGVLNIDLPKFSEQEKEKAKRFIDVK; this is translated from the coding sequence ATGATGCCTGTAAGAAGAACTCAGAATTGGTTACCAAGTATCTTTAACGATTTCTTTGATAACGATTGGATGGTAAAAGCCAATGCAACGGCTCCCGCCATCAACGTATTTGAAACAGAAAAGGAATACAAGGTAGAGTTGGCAGCTCCCGGAATGACCAAAGAAGACTTCAACGTCCATATCGACGAAGAAAACAACTTGGTCATCAGCATGGAGAAGAAAACGGAAAACAAGGAAGAGAAGAAAGAAGGCCGCTATCTGCGTCGCGAATTCTCATACTCCAAATTCCAACAGACAATGATCCTTCCGGACGATGTAGACAAAGAAAAGATTTCCGCACAAGTAGAAAACGGCGTGTTGAACATAGACTTGCCGAAGTTTTCCGAACAGGAAAAAGAAAAGGCCAAAAGATTCATTGACGTAAAATAA
- a CDS encoding ABC transporter permease has product MIKYLIEKEFKQLFRNSFLPKLIFIFPCMIMILMPWAANLEIKNINLNVVDNDRSVVSRRLVDKLGASTYFRLTALPDTYDEALYGIEAGTADVILEIPRDFEKDWINGKAPRLLVAANAVNGTKGSLGGSYLSAIIGDYTRELKSEMAVRPLADKPLPRIGISTLNLYNPTLNYKLFMVPALMVMLLTLICGFLPALNVVGEKEAGTIEQINVTPVGKFTFITAKLIPYWLIGFVVLTICFVLAWLLYGILPAGHFFTIYGFALIFLPVVSGFGLVISNHSATLQQAMFVMWFFMLVLILLSGLFTPVHSMPEWAQWITRINPLRYFVEVMRTIYLRGGGFAELLPQLGILSVFAVAANVWAVKSYRKSN; this is encoded by the coding sequence ATGATTAAATATCTGATAGAAAAAGAATTCAAGCAGTTGTTCCGCAACTCATTCTTGCCTAAGCTGATTTTCATATTCCCTTGTATGATTATGATACTGATGCCTTGGGCTGCCAATCTGGAGATAAAGAATATCAATCTCAATGTCGTCGATAATGACCGTAGCGTTGTGTCCCGCCGTCTGGTGGATAAGCTCGGCGCTTCCACTTATTTCCGTCTGACAGCGTTGCCCGATACGTATGATGAGGCTTTGTACGGTATTGAGGCTGGTACGGCAGATGTTATTTTGGAGATTCCCCGTGATTTCGAGAAAGACTGGATAAACGGCAAAGCTCCCCGTCTGCTTGTTGCCGCCAATGCGGTGAACGGAACAAAAGGAAGTTTGGGCGGTTCTTATCTTTCTGCCATCATCGGTGACTATACCCGTGAACTGAAGTCGGAAATGGCTGTAAGACCATTGGCAGACAAACCACTTCCCCGTATCGGTATTTCCACATTGAATCTCTATAATCCTACGCTGAACTATAAGCTCTTTATGGTTCCTGCACTTATGGTGATGCTGCTGACGCTGATTTGCGGCTTTCTTCCCGCCCTTAATGTGGTGGGCGAGAAAGAGGCGGGTACAATTGAACAGATCAATGTGACACCGGTCGGTAAATTCACGTTTATTACTGCCAAATTGATACCTTATTGGCTGATAGGTTTTGTGGTACTTACCATTTGTTTTGTCCTTGCATGGTTGCTTTACGGCATTCTGCCTGCCGGACATTTTTTCACTATTTACGGTTTTGCGCTGATATTTCTGCCGGTTGTATCCGGATTCGGTCTGGTTATATCCAATCATTCGGCAACGTTACAGCAAGCCATGTTCGTTATGTGGTTCTTTATGCTTGTACTTATTTTGTTGAGCGGGCTTTTTACGCCGGTCCATAGTATGCCCGAATGGGCGCAATGGATTACCCGTATCAATCCGTTGAGGTATTTTGTAGAGGTGATGCGTACGATATACCTTCGCGGCGGTGGTTTTGCGGAGTTGCTTCCCCAATTGGGTATCTTGTCCGTATTTGCTGTGGCAGCTAATGTTTGGGCGGTAAAGAGCTACAGGAAAAGTAATTGA